One window of the Cryptomeria japonica chromosome 7, Sugi_1.0, whole genome shotgun sequence genome contains the following:
- the LOC131856653 gene encoding uncharacterized protein LOC131856653, giving the protein MGGVTLPTAYDISIRVENSLIQVGKIAPRPPMPIFPDIQSLMPLQVPPIAAIPVVLALGFQNYVQISVVEDSSKQLQTLQEMFIKNVEITQQIQQAMENFGNELNNISYQDASINEEPEDPKVAMMNWQAVNNGQQQNKFGQQLDKGKQQASTSHQAISTPPPVQNVQVLPRGQPTAPKEQQKVQSHLKPAHQELVVPKVQQKDPDTPIQGIPDVNLDECAAQNTAEDPFINMDEIGLGVYMIHEEDYVISKLEKEDIPLDQQSEQQRNQV; this is encoded by the exons atgggtggggttacattaccaaCAGCTTATGATATATCTATTAGAGTAGAAAACAGCCTTATACAAGTTGGTAAAATTGCTCCTAGacctcctatgcctatttttcctgATATACAGTCATTAATGCCTTTACAAGTACCCCCTATAGCTGCAATACCTGTTGTTCTAGCACTAggttttcaaaattatgttcaaattAGTGTTGTAGAAGACTCATCAAAGCAACTACAGACATTAcaagagatgtttataaagaatgttgaaATAACTCAACAAATCCAACAGGCTATGGaaaattttggcaatgaattg AATAACATATCTTATCAAGATGCAAGTATAAATGAGGAACCAGAAGATCCTAaggtggctatgatgaattggcaag CTGTAAATAATGGACAACAACAAAATAAATTCGGACAACaactagataaaggaaaacaacaagcttctacaagtcaTCAAGCTATTAGTACACCTCCACCTGTCCAGAATGTGCAGGTTTTACCAAGAGGACAGCCTACAGCACCTAAAGAACAGCAAAAAGTTCAATCTCATTTAAAACCAGCTCATCAAGAGCTTGTTGTTCCAAAAGTACAACAAAAG GATCCAGATACACCTATTCAAGGCATAcctgatgtgaatttggatgagtgcGCAGCCCAGAATACTGCAGAGGATCCTTTCATCAACATGGACGAAataggtcttggtgtttatatgattcatgaggaggattatGTTATTTCTAAGCTTGAAAAAGAGGATATTCCGCTTGACCAACAGTCAGAACAACAGAGAAATCAAGTTTGA